The Miscanthus floridulus cultivar M001 unplaced genomic scaffold, ASM1932011v1 fs_311_3_4, whole genome shotgun sequence genome contains a region encoding:
- the LOC136531259 gene encoding uncharacterized protein yields MFLRAIDASGEVKTKEYIAEKLMAVVEEVRPKNVVQIITDNVANCKGVGLIVQQKYDNIFWTPCIVHTLNLALKNICAAKLPRTEEQEIVYHELHWITLIAGDANMIKNYIMNHGMRLSIFNEFSKLKLLAVAETRFASVVVMLKRFLMVKRALQSMVISDAWETYRDDNAGTARHVRDKILCRQWWENVEYIVDFTDPIYEMLRMADTDRPCLHLIYEMWDTMIAKVKKVIYTKEKKNYNEQSTFFSTVQDILVDRWSKSNTPLICLAHSLNPRKAEDYSTGPTRMWDVGGDGFESLSGVGILEVADLSLDEPEMESVSFEGGDDNDTEGNPRNDEDE; encoded by the exons ATGTTTTTGCGAGCTATTGATGCTTCAGGTGAAGTGAAGACAAAAGAGTATATTGCAGAGAAGCTAATGGCTGTTGTAGAAGAAGTTAGACCAAAAAATGTGGTCCAAATCATCACAGATAATGTAGCAAACTGCAAAGGTGTGGGTCTTATTGTTCAGCAAAAGTATGATAACATATTCTGGACTCCTTGTATTGTTCACACCCTCAATCTTGCACTGAAAAATATTTGTGCTGCTAAATTGCCACGTACTGAAGAGCAAGAGATAGTATATCATGAGTTGCATTGGATAACTTTAATAGCTGGGGATGCTAATATGATCAAGAATTATATAATGAACCATGGCATGAGGTTATCAATATTCAATGAGTTTAGCAAGTTGAAGTTACTAGCTGTAGCTGAAACAAGATTTGCATCAGTTGTTGTTATGTTAAAGCGGTTTTTGATGGTCAAGAGAGCACTCCAAAGCATGGTGATTAGTGATGCATGGGAAACTTACAGAGATGATAATGCAGGGACAGCACGACATGTGAGAGATAAAATTCTTTGTAGGCAATGGTGGGAGAATGTGGAGTACATTGTTGATTTCACTGATCCCATTTATGAAATGCTACGTATGGCTGACACTGATAGACCCTGCCTTCATCTAATTTATGAGATGTGGGACACTATGATAGCAAAAGTGAAGAAAGTGATATATACTAAAGaaaagaagaattataatgaACAATCCACCTTCTTCTCTACTGTTCAAGACATATTGGTTGATCGCTGGTCAAAAAGCAACACACCTCTCATTTGTCTTGCACATTCACTTAATCCAAG AAAGGCGGAAGATTATAGTACAGGGCCAACAAGAATGTGGGATGTgggaggagatggctttgaatcTTTATCTGGTGTTGGAATTCTAGAAGTTGCTGATCTCTCTCTTGATGAACCTGAAATGGAGAGTGTGTCTTTTGAAGGTGGAGACGACAATGATACGGAGGGGAACCCACGTAATGATGAAGACGAGTAG